CCGGATCTCGTCCTGCGTCAGGTGCGGTTGGACCTTCAGCCGGGCTCCCATCGCGTCCTCCGTTTTTCGAGGAAATAAACGACGTGAACTCGGATACGTATGATACATCCTACGGCAACACTTCACCAGGATTTAGTATTACTTGTGGAGATCCGCGGGGACGGCCGCCTCACCTTTGCGGCACGAAGCTCCGAGTCCCATCGCGTCGACGGTGCGCGAGGTGAGATCCGGACGGGCGGGTAAACCCACGGCTGGAACATTGGGAAGCCTGCTGCGCAGGCTGCGGCCGCGGCTGCCGCGCGTGATCAAACCTTCAGCGCCGACATACCATCCGCCTGCAGTTGAGTGAAGCCTCGCGCACTTTGCGAGGCTTTCCAATGTTCCAGCCGCGGCTTCAGCCGCCCGTCCCCAGATAGATCCAGCGCCGTCCCGCCACGATGGCACGCTGCCGTCCTGGCGGGTGGACGCGGTGGGGCGGGGGGAGCTGCGTGCGGGTCAGAAGATCTCCATCGCACGTCTCTGCTACAATCCGACGGAACCATGGGCGTTGCAACGAGGTACAGCAGCCGGGCGAGATCCGGCCGGGGGGCGGCGTTCCGGCGTCTGCTGCGCGCTTTGGTGGCAGCCGGCGCAAGGGAAATGCTGGTCTGAAACTTGTAACCGGGTGGAACGCGGTGCCTCGCCGGGCCGTGCTGGCCGGGCGGGGCTTTCGTTGCGGACCGCAATCCAGGGATGAGGGGATGAAGAAGCTCGCGTACGCATGCGCCGCCGCGGCGGCGCTCCTGTCGGCCGTGCCTGCCGCCGCGCAGGTGTTCACGCCCACGTTCCAGTCCACGCGCCGGGGGAGCGACATCGGCATCTACCTGAGCGACGGCCCGGGCGACCTGGCGGTGGAGGGGATCTGGCGCCGCGGCTTCGGCACGGGCGACCTGGGGCTGCGGCTGGGCTTCGCCGACGTGGGCGACGGCGACGTTCTGGTGGGTGCTGACTGGAGGCAGCCGCTGAACCTGCAGACGGCACCCATCGACCTGGCGCTCACCTTCGGCGCGCAGGGCGCGTTCGGCGACGTCAGCGGCATCGGCGGGCAGGTGGGCGTCGCCTTCGGCCACACCTTCGCCGAGCCGGGGCTGGCCATCACCCCCTACATCCACCCGCGCGTGGCGGTGGTCTCGGCGCTGTCCGACGACGGCGACGCCGAGCTCGACGTGCTGGCCGACATCGGCGCCGACTTCGATTTCTCGCCCAGCCTCAGCCTGCGCGTGGGCGTGAACCTGGGCGACGGCGCCGACTGGGGGATCGGGCTGGCCTGGCGCCGCTGAACCACGCACATTTCCGACTGATCCGGGTCCGCCGCCCATGGCGGCGGGCCGCGTTCCATTGCAATGTAAACTGATGAATTTGAAGCGAGTCGACCTGCACATCCACACGCACGCCTCCGACGGGCAGCTGGCGCCGGCGGCGGTGGTGAACGCCGCGGTGAAGGGGCGTCTGGACGTGATCGCCATCACCGACCACGACACGGTGGCGGGGGTGAGCGAGGCGCTGGCCGCGGCGCGCGGGCAGCCGATTTCCGTGATTTCCGGCGTGGAGCTGAGCAGCAAGCACGGCGACCACGAGATCCACGTCCTCGGCTACTTCGTGGACCCCGGCGCGGAGTCGCTGCGCGACCACCAGGCGTCGGCTTCGGGGCGCCGCGCCGACCGCATGCAGGAGATGGTGAGACGGCTGCAGGACCTGGGTGTGGGCGTGCGCTACGAGGACGTCCTGCGCGTCGCGGGCCCCGAGGCCAGCACGCTGGGGCGGCCGCACCTGGCGCGCGCGCTGCAGCAGGCCGGGCACACCCGCAGCGTGGGCGAGGCCTTCGACCTGTACCTCAAGGACGGCGGCAGCGCGTTCGTGGAGACGCCCTTCCCGGGCGTGCGCGACGCCATCGACATCATCCACGCGGCCGGGGGGATCGCGGTGTGGGCGCACCCCGAGCTCGAGGTGTTCGACCGCGAGGTGCGCAACTTCGCGTCGTGGGGATTGAACGGGATCGAGTGCTTCCGCCCCAACACGCCGCCGGTGGAGTCGATGCTTTTCGACAAGGTGGCGCGGGAGATGGGCCTCTTCCGCACCGGCGGGTCCGACTGGCACGGGCCGCACCGCGGGCGCCTGGGGGACTGGGCGGTGCGCTCGGAAGAGGTCCGGGAGTTGCTGGATTCGCGAGGGCTCGGCTGAACGCCGGGCCTTTTCTTCGTCGCCCATCTTGTCGGTGGGTTGAAACCCACCGCTGGAACATTGGAAAGTCCGCCTTCGCGGACTCCAACCCAGGCATCCGTTCACCCGGCGAGATTTGCGTGGCCGACGCATCCGCATCTCCCGATCCTACGATCCCGGCGCCCGCGCCGCCGTCTCCATCTCCACCGCCATCTTCATTGGTAGCGGGAGATGCGGGCGGGGTGCGGGATCCGTACGTGATCCCGGGGCTGGTGCTGCTGGGGATTCTGACGGTGCTGGCGATCCTGCTCTACCGCGCGAGCCCGCAGAGCGCCGCGGAGGTGGGGAGCGCGGCGGTGGTGGCGGTGCGGCCGGATGCGTTCACGCCGCGCGTGTCCCGCGCCCGCGAACGGGTGGATGCGGCTCAGCGCGCGCGGGCCGCGGGCGACACGTCGGGCGCGCTGGCGCGGTACGCGGAAGCCGCCGAGGAGGCGCTGGCCGCGCGCGAGCGCGCGGGAGACACCACGCAGGTACGCACCGCGACGGAGCTTTGGGCGAACGTGATCCTCGACCGCGCGGAGCTGATGCTGGCCTCCGGCG
This genomic stretch from Longimicrobium sp. harbors:
- a CDS encoding PHP domain-containing protein gives rise to the protein MNLKRVDLHIHTHASDGQLAPAAVVNAAVKGRLDVIAITDHDTVAGVSEALAAARGQPISVISGVELSSKHGDHEIHVLGYFVDPGAESLRDHQASASGRRADRMQEMVRRLQDLGVGVRYEDVLRVAGPEASTLGRPHLARALQQAGHTRSVGEAFDLYLKDGGSAFVETPFPGVRDAIDIIHAAGGIAVWAHPELEVFDREVRNFASWGLNGIECFRPNTPPVESMLFDKVAREMGLFRTGGSDWHGPHRGRLGDWAVRSEEVRELLDSRGLG